In Trichomycterus rosablanca isolate fTriRos1 chromosome 2, fTriRos1.hap1, whole genome shotgun sequence, the genomic window CTGCAGTCTGAATCAGGACATGAGGAGGTCTCATGGTGGACTACTGAATACCTGCCATGAaagagttgcagtagtccagcctgGATGAGACTGAGAGGATCGAGGATGGAGGAAGAACCTCCATGATTGAGTCAGATGATCAACAGAAGCCGAGGTTCTCGATCATCCAGGTCAGTTAAAAGTGACTGGAACTCTTTTTAGGTTCTTGAAGACGTTTCATCTCTCAGATATTGGTGAGTTCCAGGTATTTGACCTCTAGTGTggttactagagttgctttggAGGTGGTCCTCAGAGTCGCTGACCCACCCTGCCATCATTAGGTTCACAAGAGCCAAGGTGTGACTTATTTGAGAGTTCTAAATGTCCTAAAGTTTAAAGTCTTGAAGAATGATGGGGAGTCTCAGATATTTAACCTCTAGTGGGGTTGTCACCTTGGAGGTGGTCCTCAGAGTCGCTGACCCACCCTGCCAACATCTGAGTCTTTAGGATCACATGAGCTGAGGTGTGAATGGGGGATTCAACCACGCCTTTCTGATGAGAGGTGAAACGTCTTCAAGAACCCAAAAAGAACTCAAGAACTAAGGACCACTTAGGTACCATACATTTTTGAATGGTGTGATCTGACCATCATTAAATGGGATGACAAGATCTCCAGGAACATCCTGCAGCCAGGGTCCTGTGGTTGACCCTATATACATCTCTGCTGACCAGAGGGTGGACGACGCTAATGATCAGGTTCTAGATATCCTATAGTTTAACTAGCAAGGTACATGGTCCAGGTCAGGGTATATCCCTGGGGCAGTGGCACCACTGATACCTCCCAGATCCCAGACCTACCTGTTCCTTCAGGGGTTCCCAGTGCACCTTCTCCAGACTGATGTAAACCTGGAACTTGACGGTCATCTCCCCTAAGATGCTGGCACCCTCGTCCTGCAGCAGGAAGCGAGCGATGCCCGGCTGCTTCACCGTGAGGTTCTTGGTCAGGGTGCCTGAAATGATGCCGGATAGAAGCTCCCACACGTTGTGGCACATCATGGCGTCGCCCTGGATCTGTTCATCAGATTATCAGAAAAACACACGTCAACAGAGTGTTCAGAGTGTGGTTCATTTACATactgtttaaaatgcatttatgggCAATCTGGCGCCCTCTGCCTGCCAACGGAACCCGCCTCTGTGACACACTGGGCAGCGGCGGATTCCTACAGAGCGACTGGGGATGTACGGAGGATCACGCTAGTCTCTCCGTAATCTTCCACCACCTCAAACGTAGATGGACAGTAAGAGctgtctgaccttccctccctcagacacgaccaactgtgtctgttgagTGCCCACATTTTAGTTGGGCTAACATTTTAGACCGGCCGAGGCTGTCACGCACCCCTACCGACATGTCAAAGCACGGCTCCTCGACCGGTCAACAGAGGTCGACATGAAACCCTGGAACCCTGTTCAGCCGttgtccctccccctacagacacagccaatcgtgtgtatgtgtaggtgcccggtgggctgatagcagagctgagattcaaactcaagagctCCAGATCTCAGCAATGGTTGGCTAGCATGTTGAGAAGAGTAACTGCACAACCTACACTCAGTCCGTCTCCAGTATCGAGGGGGAAAATGACGACCTCGCCCATGTCCATGAGCAGCTGTTGGTGGTGCAGCTGGATGTACTCGAGCATGGCTGGTTCCATACTCAGAACCCTCTCGATCTGAATGGGCGTGCTGAGGAACTGATCCATCCTGGACCTGATCTCCTTCTCCTCGTCTTTCAGGGCGACGAGGACGATGCATTTGGCGTCGCCGGACACCTGGGCGCAGCAGTCCTGCGTGGTGAGGAAGTGTCTCCACTCCTGCGTGTAGATCATGCACTCGTGTCTGGACTCCACCGGCAGGACCGTCTCGACCAGCTGACCCGTGATGACCTCGCAGGCCTTGTTGAGCGCCTGCACTGAGGTCGAGGTCATGACCAGGGTACCGCCCGACACCGTGTAGGTGCAGGTCACCCCGTTATCCTTCAGCACCGACGCGAGCCTCTGTTTGACCTTCTCACGCTGGAGGAACTGCGATTTCAGCTCGCTGATGGGAACGTGAGCCTGAGTCGAACCGCTGACGAACTCCAGCAGCTTGTTTTTTATCTTCTCGGCCTGGTCGCGTCCCGGACCTTTGATGTCCACGCCGTCCTGCGTGGGGGCGATCTCGAAATTAGGGTAAGCATTCCTGAGATCACCGAGCAGGTCGCTGGAAGCAAGTAGCTTCAGCTTGGCGGGGTCGGGAACAGATAAGTTGTGGCAGACAGGAGTTACCGGGTCGGGTGAGACCCCCTGCGAGACGTACTCCATGCTGGTCTCGGGTGAGCTTCCTTTaccggggggtgctggagtagTAAACGGCGGGATGGCAGAACGGGGTGAGGTTGTGGAGACGTCAGCCATCGAGACGTCCTGTGATGTGTTCTCCTCAGCTGTAGAAGACGTGGAGGCAGCAGCTTGGTGTTCATCTTCTACCATCTGATCCGAAGCTGCAGAAGGTGTGTTTTCCTCCACACTCAGAAACGAGTAATACGGTTTCACGATCAGGTCAGTGTCCTCTAGTTTGTGAGGCTTCTGAACCACGGCGTTCACCACTgagaaacaaacaacaacaaaaatacagACTATTACAATCATGGAAGATCTTGATAGCTGATCCTCTCTCTACAAACCACAGTTtgtgaaaaagttgggacggtgtgTGAAATGCGAATAGAAACAGAACGCAGTTCTTCGTGCATCTACTTTGACGTGTATTTATGATAAAAAGAGTACAAAGGCAGATTTTTATGGACAtacaccagtggtccccaaccaccgggccatggACCAGTACCGGttcgtgggtcatttattgatgggtcgcacagaaagaataaataattagagatcgatAGAAAAGCATTTTCCACTGATTCCATTTCCAAAAcatttcgggtgttattgtctcctatcaccactaggtgggagcagcgtctcattgcagcaataaaaagctcattttacatcaTATGTGAGCAGTGTTGTTAAATCCTCCtgcctatatggccaaaagtatttggacgcctgaccatgagctagtTGTGCTCATTCAGCCAAAAGATGACAGGATCattcgatgttccggttcatcccagagctgtcgaGTGGGGCTGAAGTCAGGGAAGactgcaggacgctggagctttCCTTTACGTCTttacaggaaagggccttccctaaactgttgcagcaaagttggaagcatgttgTTTCCTTTATATCAGATGAGTttagatttattacacctgttagcaaccgTTGTGGCTGAAAAATTAGaaagggcgtccacatacttttgtccgtatagTGCATTTATGTTCATTTTGAGAATAAAAGAAGCAGCCAAGAAAGGCTCAGATGTTTATGAGACATTATAACAGGGAATAAACGTGAAGCGGTTGCAAGATTTTGAGGTATTTCATCGTCTACCGTGCACAATATTATTAaaggataaaaataaaaaagcagcatGATTCTGAGATGGATATTAGGAGATCAGCTTGCTGGAAATAACAGATGCCGACGTCAACAACGTCCAGGAGCGGTGGCAGTACTGAGAAGTTGGTTCAGTTGGTTGGTCTTAAGCCTGTGTACGGTAATCTGGACGCCTTAAGTTTTCTGTTTTTGGGTGATGCAGTCCAGTACTGTTCCCAAACCTCGAACGCATTGTTATTCACTAACTTGAGCTCTGTGGGTTCTTGCCGTGTCTCCTGGTCTGTTTACGTGTTCTCAACAGCCTCGTTTCACTTCTCAATGTCCTCTGGTGCACTTTGACCACCCTGGTACAGTAAGATCATCCTGACGGCAACACCACCACCGAGCTTTGATTAAGAACTCCGACTCTCGGATGTCTGGATGGATCCTATCAGTAAAAGTGTTTTCCAAAACCAACACCAGACAGCTGTAGcctcaccactgacaggttaccactgttgggcccttgagcaaggccctcaaccctcaattgctcagactgtaagtcgctttggataaaagcgtccgctaaatacttataaataaacaccaaatgtGAAAAATGTGGAAGAACTCACACTCTGAATCTTTGAACGACACCTTGGCGGTTCCATTTGCGCTCATGCTGACCGCCGTGACCTCTCCGCCCCCAATCCGAGGGCTCTCGAAATACAGAATCAGCAGATCCTCTGAAACAGAAGGGGGCAGGTTCTCCACCAGAATGGAGTCTGTGTACTCCACCTCTTCTAGAGAGAGACTCACTCCATCCAGCGTCTTCTTAGTAACCTTCTCACGTACCTTCTGAAAACCtgcaaacaacaacaaacagcaGAAGAACAAGGGACGTCTTCTTCTCCACAACTGTACACAACTGTACAGAACAATATAACGTTAGTCGTTACCCACCCTCAGCCAGAGGTTCTTGGAGGTCTACTAGGACCAGGTCTTTCTCCACAGACTGGTGGATGGTGAACGTGCCCGCGTCGACTCCAGTCAGGTTCTCCACAAACAGCTCCAGGATCTCCTGGCTGGTGGTGGAGGAAAGACCTCGCAGCAGGAACTTCTTCTTATCCTTCGGGGGTTTCTTGCGTACGAGCAGTTTCGTCTCACAGAGAGTGTGGGAGTCTTTGGACAGGACGTTTGCTGCATCTGCATCAAGAGGGACAAAGAACGAAGGTCTGACGCTTCTGTTCGTAAGTGTTAAAGAACCAACGTTTTATGGTTCTGTCAGATTAAatgtacaaacaaacaaacgtagaatttttttatatcagaaaatGCTTCGAGGGCCGCTAgcgcaccagtgctgggatttcaAGCTCGCAATttcaaacctcagctctgctacgggCCGTCTAGtgacctacacacagacatgattagctatgagGTTTAAAGGGATTCATCATTGGTGCTTCTGGCGGCCTCTGGTGGCTGGTggaggcgctgcacagagatgccgaataatggagagcagtgcgtgactctccatacatgaTACTGATCCTGTGATACTGAACCTGACtcaggcaggtgaaaagaagcggttggctacaGCAACTGGGAAACTGGgcacaactagattgggagaaaatggataaaatacagaaatagaATTTAAAAGTGCATTTGAAGTACCTCAAAACGTTTGTGAGAGAAATTTTGAGAAAACTGGAGCAGTAACGTCATTAATCAGTAAAACAGGAGTCTAGAAAATATCATCGACCATTCAGTATCTTAACCCTTCATGATGTGGACACACTGAGGTCATTAATACAGTTttactgaccaggataaaagcatttgataaaaattaaacatctACATCAAAATATTCGTCTCCTTACCTTCAGCTCTTTCAAACACGATTATGGCTTTGTCCTTGTTTCTATCCAGAGAACTAATCTCTCCTCCTCCAGACCTTCTGCCCTCAAAGTAGAGCCACAGCAAGTCATCGTCTACTTTATCAGGAATCTGGAGAACCTCCACAGTCCTCTCGTCCAGGTTTTCATCGCCCATCCTGATCATCAGAAAGAGAAACAGAACATGAATCACACAGCGGCTGCTTTGTTTACTGACTAATGCTGTAGATATTCTGCTCCTGTTAAAACAATACGTATCATTTCActgtatgggcaaaagtatgtggacgcctgacatgagcttgttggacatcctgtttcaAAACCCTAAGCACATAGATTCTAACAAAGAGCCTCTATTAAAAATTCAAAAGGTTTTCCACCAGTGTTAGTAAGAACTGTtcccattcattcactcactcgtcttaaccgcttatccaattaggccGGGGGGgtcgctggagcctatcccagcttttcaatggctgcaaggcacacagtaacaccctggacggggcgccagtccatcgcagggcacacattcacttatagggcaattcagtgtctccaatgaacctgactgcatgtttttggactgtgggaggaaaccggagctcccggaggaaacccacacagacacggggagaacatgcaaactccacacagaaaggacctggaccgccccgccctcACAATCCCTTGTGTTcccattcatcccaaagattgAGGTCAGgcttctgtgcaggccactgaagttcctctacaccaaactcatcagaCCAAACCAATCCAAatgaaaccaaaccaaaccaaatgaaactaaactaaactaaactaaactaaactaaactaaaccatgtctttatggtccTTGCTTTGTGCGCAGGGACACTGcaacattattataaaaattataataaaacagtataaatatataatataataatataataataatcattttgggtGTCCACACGTACTTTATTTCTGTTTGTGCTCATTTGCAACACATTGTTTCTAAGATAATTAATGCCTAGACAgaacaaattaataaaacacagaataaaggagtaaaattataaataaaatacaacatttaaTAATGATTAACTATAAATTTAAGAACAGAAACGCAGTTTTCAGTGTTTCAGTTGAACAGAAACCGAAACCAACATGAAATACTGGAAATAAccgctcagactgtgaaatgtGAGCagatatttatattaaacagtttattattaaataagagTTTTAATTATGAGATGTTATGACGTCATAATCTGTTCTTACCTGAAATGTTCAGATCATCaccagaaataaaaacacttccTGATTCACTTCAACCAGCACAACAGGAACTACAACTGATCAAACTACAGGAACTAAAACGTGTACCGACACCGAATCTTCtcttataaaacataaataaacagattaatAAAGGAGAACATGAGATCGTTTATAATCACAAACTATTAATGTGCTTTAGGAGAGGAAACTTACAGAACTACAGGCTTAGACGTCTCACGCATTTAGGGGACAGCTCGGGGACCACAGCGCATGCGCAGCTTTTCTACAACATCATGGCTATAAATTGTACGtagataataacaacaataataataataataaataaaacaataataaactaataaaaaataatctaaataataataataaaatgtgccaataataatagtaatttaaataatatttattgttatGACAAGAATAAcaactataataaaaatagcaagaacaaataaaaataatgacaatATTTGAGCTAtcatttgctccaggtggaagattttctatatttcatggTCCTCCCTTGTACACTTGCCAGCTCTTTTGTTGGTAAACCTACTTTTCTCTGAAACTTTTCTGCTGGTGGATTTTTGGGAACTCACCTGGTCTCACGGCATTTTGGGCCTCATGACGGAACAGCTCTGGAAGAACAAGCTGCCCCAAAGGTGTTGATGAGAAATTGTTGTAaagtaataaagaataatattTAGTGTGTCTTTAATTCATACTTTTTTTGTTGCCTATATCTGGATGTCAAAATTGTTCCATTGGTGAGAATGATATAGGGTGAGGGTTATGAGGATGATGAGGGCGAAGATTTTAGGAGATAATTTTGGGTGgggatggtgagggtgaggacTTTAGGTGAGGATGATAAGAGTGATGATTTTGGGAGATGAATTTGGGTGAGGATGATGAGGGTGAGGATGGTGAGGGTGAAGATTTTgggtgaggatgaggatgataaATGTGAGGGTTTTGATGATAAGGATGAGGATTATAAGGATGGTGAGGGTGATTATTTTGGGTGAGGATGATAAGGGTGAGGGTTTTGAGGATGATAAGGATGAGGGTTTTGAGGATGATAAGGATGAGGGTTTTGAGGATGATAAGGATGAGGATTATGAGGATGGTGAGGGTGATTATTTTGGGTGAGGATGATAAGGGTGAGAGTTTTGAGGATGATAAGGGTGAGGGTTTTGAGGATGATAAGGATGAGGGTTTTGAGGATGATAAGGATGAGGGTTTTGAGGATGATAAGGATGAGGGTTTTGAGGATGATAAGGATGAGGGTTTTGAGGATGATAAGGATGAGGGTTTTGAGGATGATAAGGGTGAGAGTTTTGAGGATGATAAGGGTGAGAGTTTTGAGGATGATAAGGATGAGGGTTTTGAGGATGATAAGGATGAGGGTTTTGAGGATGATAAGGATGAGGATTATGAGGATGGTGAGGGTGATTATTTTGGGTGAGGATGATAAGGGTGAGAGTTTTGAGGATGATAAGGGTGAGGGTTTTGAGGATGATAAGGATGAGGGTTTTGAGGATGATAAGGATGAGGGTTTTGAGGATGATAAGGATGAGGGTTTTGAGGATGATAAGGATGAGGGTTTTGAGGATGATAAGGATGAGGGTTTTGAGGATGATAAGGGTGAGAGTTTTGAGGATGATAAGGGTGAGAGTTTTGAGGATGATAAGGATGAGGGTTTTGAGGATGATAAGGGTGAGAGTTTTGAGGATGATAAGGATGAGGGTTTTGAGGATGATAAGGATGAGGGTTTTGAGGATGATAAGGATGAGGGTTTTGAGGATGATAAGGGTGAGAGTTTTGAGGATGATAAGGGTGAGGGTTTTGAGGATGATAAGGATGAGGGTTTTGAGGATGATAAGGGTGAGAGTTTTAAGGATGATAAATGTGAGGGTTTTGAGGATGATAAGGATGAGGGTTTTGAGGATGATAAATGTGAGGGTTTTGAGGATGGTGATGGTTATTATTTTGGGTGAGGATGGTGAGGGTGATTATTTTGGGTGAGGATGATAAGGATGAGGGTTTTGAGGATGATAAGGATGAGGGTTTTGAGGATGATAAGGATGAGTGTTTTGAGGATGATAAGGATGAGGGTTTTGAGGATGATAAGGGTGAGAGTTTTGAGGATGATAAGGGTGAGAGTTTTGAGGATGATAAGGGTGAGAGTTTTGAGGATGATAAGGGTGAGAGTTTTGAGGATGATAAGGGTGAGAGTTTTGAGGATGATAAGGATGAGGGTTTTGAGGATGATAAGGATGAGGGTTTTGAGGATGATAAGGATGAGGGTTTTGAGGATGATAAGGATGAGGGTTTTGAGGATGATAAGGATGAGGATTATGAGGATGGTGAGGGTGATTATTTTGGGTGAGGATGATAAGGGTGAGAGTTTTGAGGATGATAAGGGTGAGGGTTTTGAGGATGATAAGGATGAGGGTTTTGAGGATGATAAGGATGAGGGTTTTGAGGATGATAAGGGTGAGAGTTTTAAGGATGATAAATGTGAGGGTTTTGAGGATGATAAGGATGAGGGTTTTGAGGATGATAAGGATGAGGGTTTTGAGGTGATAAGGGTGAGAGTTTTGAGGATGATAAGGGTGTGTGTTTGAGGATGATAAGGATGAGGGTTTTGAGGATGataaggttgtgggtttgaggtgagtttaggtgtgtgtgagggttttGGGATGATAATGGTGAGGGTTTTGAGGTTGATAAGGTTG contains:
- the parp10 gene encoding uncharacterized protein parp10 isoform X2, which codes for MGDENLDERTVEVLQIPDKVDDDLLWLYFEGRRSGGGEISSLDRNKDKAIIVFERAEDAANVLSKDSHTLCETKLLVRKKPPKDKKKFLLRGLSSTTSQEILELFVENLTGVDAGTFTIHQSVEKDLVLVDLQEPLAEGFQKVREKVTKKTLDGVSLSLEEVEYTDSILVENLPPSVSEDLLILYFESPRIGGGEVTAVSMSANGTAKVSFKDSELVNAVVQKPHKLEDTDLIVKPYYSFLSVEENTPSAASDQMVEDEHQAAASTSSTAEENTSQDVSMADVSTTSPRSAIPPFTTPAPPGKGSSPETSMEYVSQGVSPDPVTPVCHNLSVPDPAKLKLLASSDLLGDLRNAYPNFEIAPTQDGVDIKGPGRDQAEKIKNKLLEFVSGSTQAHVPISELKSQFLQREKVKQRLASVLKDNGVTCTYTVSGGTLVMTSTSVQALNKACEVITGQLVETVLPVESRHECMIYTQEWRHFLTTQDCCAQVSGDAKCIVLVALKDEEKEIRSRMDQFLSTPIQIERVLSMEPAMLEYIQLHHQQLLMDMGEVVIFPLDTGDGLSIQGDAMMCHNVWELLSGIISGTLTKNLTVKQPGIARFLLQDEGASILGEMTVKFQVYISLEKVHWEPLKEQDVLELAWKMTSSQNFRRTASVERLIDLKDNSHNEARLQEARRILANVGSDRSSEPSSLRATGMEEDVDLYSGADQEMEDPTDESIPQTENSSTLDEDAGLLLAIQLSMEESRNSVRFADDDLQKVLELSRNAAAAVDESSMLFQAISDSLQDSVRSANVGEIKVFASYPHDLVRVDIALGKKVGQRQCEEKLEHTCFRKLSSIHRRCLDLIRRKHAVDIQIQGTSAVVSGFRDYVSEALPDLHELMKKAADAVTDAEILRTVQWVRHQQGGGAVPYSPEAIVYMENAWRAKQKKIDILFDGQPYTIDFERMQEYSVSSGCSEQVSRRMVSSLDLYTEFQEDYSLISDVPDAARLEENSAEYNQVVEEFKQSIRGNKFKIIQVEKLMNRLLYSQYRLKKVDLEQRSMMTQVERTLYHGTSESSVKEICIHGFNRSFCGKNATVYGQGVYFAVQSSLSFSDTYSPPNADGHKFIFVAKVLTGEYTVGTNNMRAAPLKESSGIPDRYHSVADRMDDPSLFVIFNDTQAYPQYLITCQKIGA
- the parp10 gene encoding uncharacterized protein parp10 isoform X1, with the protein product MGDENLDERTVEVLQIPDKVDDDLLWLYFEGRRSGGGEISSLDRNKDKAIIVFERAEDAANVLSKDSHTLCETKLLVRKKPPKDKKKFLLRGLSSTTSQEILELFVENLTGVDAGTFTIHQSVEKDLVLVDLQEPLAEGFQKVREKVTKKTLDGVSLSLEEVEYTDSILVENLPPSVSEDLLILYFESPRIGGGEVTAVSMSANGTAKVSFKDSELVNAVVQKPHKLEDTDLIVKPYYSFLSVEENTPSAASDQMVEDEHQAAASTSSTAEENTSQDVSMADVSTTSPRSAIPPFTTPAPPGKGSSPETSMEYVSQGVSPDPVTPVCHNLSVPDPAKLKLLASSDLLGDLRNAYPNFEIAPTQDGVDIKGPGRDQAEKIKNKLLEFVSGSTQAHVPISELKSQFLQREKVKQRLASVLKDNGVTCTYTVSGGTLVMTSTSVQALNKACEVITGQLVETVLPVESRHECMIYTQEWRHFLTTQDCCAQVSGDAKCIVLVALKDEEKEIRSRMDQFLSTPIQIERVLSMEPAMLEYIQLHHQQLLMDMGEVVIFPLDTGDGLSIQGDAMMCHNVWELLSGIISGTLTKNLTVKQPGIARFLLQDEGASILGEMTVKFQVYISLEKVHWEPLKEQDVLELAWKMTSSQNFRRTASVERLIDLKDNSHNEGADLLTSARLQEARRILANVGSDRSSEPSSLRATGMEEDVDLYSGADQEMEDPTDESIPQTENSSTLDEDAGLLLAIQLSMEESRNSVRFADDDLQKVLELSRNAAAAVDESSMLFQAISDSLQDSVRSANVGEIKVFASYPHDLVRVDIALGKKVGQRQCEEKLEHTCFRKLSSIHRRCLDLIRRKHAVDIQIQGTSAVVSGFRDYVSEALPDLHELMKKAADAVTDAEILRTVQWVRHQQGGGAVPYSPEAIVYMENAWRAKQKKIDILFDGQPYTIDFERMQEYSVSSGCSEQVSRRMVSSLDLYTEFQEDYSLISDVPDAARLEENSAEYNQVVEEFKQSIRGNKFKIIQVEKLMNRLLYSQYRLKKVDLEQRSMMTQVERTLYHGTSESSVKEICIHGFNRSFCGKNATVYGQGVYFAVQSSLSFSDTYSPPNADGHKFIFVAKVLTGEYTVGTNNMRAAPLKESSGIPDRYHSVADRMDDPSLFVIFNDTQAYPQYLITCQKIGA